A single window of Archangium gephyra DNA harbors:
- a CDS encoding DUF4129 domain-containing protein, producing MAVSALELRPRGAVAILDAGLRVCVRSSGVWALTLPGGALVTAALMHLTDTITHHRSLTLPALWFTLAWLARGLFQGAACHHVQELVLGQGTGEPTAWASMRAALARTPSLLCAVAYLFAFNVLTLGVSLGFAFFFLSAHLVGYAATLQGRGSPLGLYGVCSKMLGPARGSATGVRILLLVQFLAFLNLHIAANALLYVGRKLIGIDLTFAERFASLDNTAWVVFLASATFTLFEPLRAATSTLLLVDGRVRQEGLDLLASVQRLPTRKAAPALLAVLVTCLLATPAQAQVSARPPSRADTEQSFQELAGYCDLGAPEAESWRRTLDTLSPAEAIKFQRLVRDVEKDVVENEDCGALERLERGITLATQTAELEKQADARAAQTRARDILARPEFQVPEPEAPKEENTPEDAPPSGLWQRFMKWLAEWLEKLFRRTDQTPSRSLSPPGDGGQMVANVLVVVLIAGVLVVLTLVLLRALGKAKAGEDTRLEVSTQDASTLAADPMNALSRPPEGWAHLADELAARGEYREAVRSLYLALLSRLHREGVIHYDTTLSNWDYLRQFRSRREWVPSFRELTRRFDFAWYGNLPVGADGYRDFRALCAPMLMPTPATAEAAGA from the coding sequence ATGGCCGTCTCCGCGCTCGAATTGCGCCCCCGGGGGGCGGTGGCCATCCTGGACGCGGGCCTGCGCGTCTGCGTGCGCAGCTCCGGCGTGTGGGCCCTCACCCTGCCCGGCGGGGCGCTCGTCACCGCCGCCCTGATGCACCTGACGGACACCATCACCCACCACCGCTCGCTCACCCTGCCCGCCCTGTGGTTCACCCTCGCCTGGCTGGCCCGGGGCCTCTTCCAGGGCGCCGCCTGCCACCACGTGCAGGAGCTGGTGCTCGGCCAGGGCACGGGAGAGCCCACGGCATGGGCGTCGATGCGCGCCGCGCTGGCCCGCACGCCCAGCCTCCTGTGCGCCGTGGCGTACCTCTTCGCCTTCAACGTGCTCACCCTCGGCGTCTCGCTGGGCTTCGCCTTCTTCTTCCTGTCCGCGCACCTCGTCGGCTACGCCGCCACCCTGCAGGGCCGCGGCAGTCCCCTGGGCCTCTATGGGGTGTGCTCGAAGATGCTCGGCCCCGCCAGAGGCAGCGCCACCGGCGTGCGCATCCTCCTGCTGGTGCAGTTCCTGGCCTTCCTCAACCTCCACATCGCCGCCAATGCCCTGCTCTACGTCGGCCGCAAGCTGATCGGCATCGATCTCACCTTCGCCGAGCGCTTCGCCTCCCTGGACAACACCGCCTGGGTCGTCTTCCTCGCCTCCGCCACCTTCACCCTCTTCGAGCCCCTGCGCGCCGCCACGTCCACGCTGCTGCTGGTGGATGGACGCGTCCGCCAGGAGGGCCTGGACCTGCTGGCCTCGGTGCAGCGGCTTCCCACCCGGAAGGCGGCGCCCGCCCTGCTGGCCGTCCTGGTCACCTGTCTGCTGGCAACGCCGGCCCAAGCGCAGGTGTCCGCGCGGCCCCCGTCCCGCGCGGACACCGAGCAGAGCTTCCAGGAGCTGGCCGGGTACTGCGACCTGGGTGCACCCGAAGCGGAGAGCTGGCGGCGGACGCTCGACACGCTGAGCCCGGCCGAGGCCATCAAGTTCCAGCGCCTGGTGCGCGACGTGGAGAAGGACGTCGTGGAGAACGAGGACTGCGGCGCCCTGGAGCGGCTCGAGCGGGGCATCACCCTGGCGACACAGACGGCGGAGCTGGAGAAGCAGGCGGATGCACGGGCGGCCCAGACGCGCGCCCGGGACATCCTCGCGCGGCCCGAGTTCCAGGTGCCCGAGCCCGAGGCCCCCAAGGAGGAGAACACCCCCGAGGACGCGCCCCCGTCAGGCCTCTGGCAGCGGTTCATGAAGTGGCTGGCGGAATGGCTGGAGAAGCTCTTCCGCCGCACGGACCAGACGCCGTCACGCAGCCTCTCGCCTCCGGGCGACGGTGGCCAGATGGTGGCCAACGTGCTGGTGGTGGTGCTCATCGCCGGGGTGCTGGTGGTGCTCACGCTGGTGTTGCTGCGCGCGCTCGGCAAGGCCAAGGCGGGTGAGGACACGCGGCTCGAGGTGAGCACGCAGGATGCGTCCACCCTGGCGGCGGATCCGATGAACGCCCTCTCCCGCCCTCCCGAGGGCTGGGCCCACCTCGCCGACGAGCTGGCCGCCCGGGGCGAGTACCGCGAGGCGGTGCGCAGCCTGTACCTCGCCCTGCTCTCGCGCCTGCACCGCGAGGGCGTCATCCACTACGACACCACGCTGAGCAACTGGGACTACCTGCGCCAGTTCCGCAGCCGCCGTGAGTGGGTGCCCTCCTTCCGCGAGCTGACGCGGCGCTTCGACTTCGCCTGGTATGGCAACCTGCCGGTGGGCGCGGACGGCTACCGCGACTTCCGCGCGCTGTGTGCTCCGATGCTGATGCCCACTCCCGCCACTGCGGAGGCCGCCGGTGCGTGA
- a CDS encoding DUF4350 domain-containing protein → MRDRFPLLVVGGLLITAVLGTWLVRGAARGGFADTLSTWRAQPDGARGLFLLVQESGLPAVRRTADLEILQKGTGTPVLLAVEVEGASEEDPDQTALAADKEDGLEDENVPRHGFNRLHVRELNDKETEKLLAHVKGGSALVYVPWGSKENPLLDALGVKLTKADTSLPMRTLVPPLSSPYTLGVERVEARVQAYLTLPEKGAVPLLQDEPLHMTVAAVVPYGAGKVLVVGAPELAMNQALARADNAQFWLSALRALGPGPYEFDEHHHGFTNERSVVDFARRYGLHFAVAQLLLGLCLWAVALKRFGRPRAPPESTRVGATDALFAMGRLYREGRHHGFAASLITKGLTQELALHAGLPAHAPAPSVVEGLTARGREDLANGLRAVVRNAETVSGEGDLKQLASRAAVLRQRIHPSGPPSRALAASTPEES, encoded by the coding sequence GTGCGTGACCGTTTCCCGCTGCTCGTGGTGGGAGGGCTGCTCATCACCGCCGTGCTCGGCACGTGGCTGGTGCGCGGCGCGGCCCGGGGCGGCTTCGCCGACACGCTCTCCACCTGGCGCGCCCAGCCCGATGGGGCCCGTGGCCTCTTCCTCCTCGTCCAGGAGAGTGGCCTGCCCGCCGTCCGGCGCACCGCGGACCTTGAAATCCTCCAGAAGGGCACGGGCACGCCCGTGCTGCTCGCGGTGGAGGTGGAGGGCGCCAGCGAGGAGGACCCCGACCAGACCGCGCTCGCCGCCGACAAGGAGGACGGACTCGAGGACGAGAACGTTCCCCGCCACGGCTTCAACCGGCTGCACGTCCGCGAGCTGAACGACAAGGAGACGGAGAAGCTGCTCGCGCACGTGAAGGGCGGCAGCGCCCTCGTCTACGTGCCGTGGGGCTCCAAGGAGAACCCGCTGCTGGACGCGCTCGGGGTGAAGCTCACCAAGGCGGACACCTCGTTGCCCATGCGCACGCTCGTCCCGCCACTCTCCAGCCCGTACACGCTGGGCGTGGAGCGCGTGGAGGCCCGGGTGCAGGCCTACCTGACGCTGCCCGAGAAGGGCGCGGTGCCCCTGCTACAGGACGAGCCCCTGCACATGACGGTGGCGGCGGTGGTGCCCTACGGCGCGGGCAAGGTGCTGGTGGTGGGTGCGCCGGAGCTGGCGATGAACCAGGCGCTCGCGCGCGCGGACAACGCACAGTTCTGGCTGAGCGCCCTGCGCGCCCTGGGCCCCGGGCCCTATGAGTTCGACGAGCACCACCACGGCTTCACCAACGAGCGCTCGGTGGTGGACTTCGCCCGCCGCTACGGCCTGCACTTCGCGGTGGCGCAGCTGCTGCTGGGGCTGTGTCTGTGGGCGGTGGCCCTCAAGCGCTTCGGCCGGCCGCGCGCGCCGCCCGAGTCCACGCGCGTGGGAGCCACGGACGCCCTCTTCGCCATGGGCCGCCTGTACCGCGAGGGCCGCCACCACGGCTTCGCCGCCAGCCTCATCACCAAGGGCCTCACCCAGGAGCTGGCCCTGCACGCCGGCCTGCCCGCCCATGCCCCCGCTCCGTCCGTTGTCGAGGGACTGACGGCGCGCGGACGGGAGGACCTGGCCAACGGCCTGCGGGCCGTGGTCCGCAACGCCGAGACGGTGTCCGGCGAGGGCGACTTGAAACAACTGGCCTCCCGCGCCGCGGTGCTGCGCCAGCGCATCCATCCTTCCGGGCCGCCCTCGCGCGCGCTCGCTGCTTCGACCCCCGAGGAGTCATGA
- a CDS encoding AAA family ATPase, whose protein sequence is MTSTFAPTPASNAVAAAHAIREGVLSEVRKAVVGQDEPLELMLVGLIAGGHVLLEGVPGVAKTLMAKALARGVSADFKRIQFTPDLMPADILGTSIFDLKSQAFVLVRGPIFTDLLLADEINRAPAKTQSALLEAMQERGVSLEGRNMALSPLFTVFATQNPVESEGTYPLPEAQLDRFLLKIDVGYPAPEEEDAILASVHRGFDSGDLARAGVGPAVTKEGLLAARAALNEVTVEQPVLSYVRKLVAATRTSSRIRLGAGPRAGVHLLLASKALAALRGRGFVTPDDVRFLAGPVLRHRLLLSPDAELDGATPSDVLREVVQSVEVPR, encoded by the coding sequence ATGACTTCCACCTTCGCTCCCACTCCCGCCAGCAACGCAGTGGCCGCCGCCCATGCCATCCGCGAGGGTGTGCTCTCCGAGGTGCGCAAGGCCGTCGTCGGCCAGGACGAGCCGCTCGAGCTGATGCTCGTGGGCCTCATCGCCGGTGGCCACGTGCTGCTGGAGGGCGTGCCCGGCGTGGCCAAGACGCTCATGGCCAAGGCGCTCGCGCGCGGCGTCAGCGCGGACTTCAAGCGCATCCAGTTCACCCCGGACCTGATGCCCGCCGACATCCTGGGCACCAGCATCTTCGATCTGAAGAGCCAGGCCTTCGTGCTGGTGCGCGGCCCCATCTTCACGGACCTGCTGCTGGCGGATGAGATCAACCGCGCCCCCGCCAAGACGCAGTCCGCGCTGCTGGAGGCCATGCAGGAGCGCGGCGTGTCGCTGGAGGGACGGAACATGGCCCTCTCCCCCCTCTTCACGGTGTTCGCCACGCAGAACCCGGTGGAGTCCGAGGGCACCTACCCGCTGCCCGAGGCGCAGCTGGACCGCTTCCTCCTGAAGATCGACGTGGGCTACCCGGCCCCCGAGGAGGAGGACGCCATCCTCGCGTCGGTGCACCGGGGCTTCGACTCGGGAGACCTGGCGCGCGCGGGCGTGGGGCCGGCCGTGACGAAGGAGGGACTGCTGGCGGCACGGGCGGCGCTCAACGAGGTGACGGTGGAGCAGCCGGTGCTCTCGTACGTGCGCAAGCTGGTGGCGGCCACGCGCACCTCCAGCCGCATCCGCCTGGGCGCGGGGCCTCGCGCGGGCGTGCACCTGCTGCTGGCCTCCAAGGCGCTGGCGGCCCTGCGCGGCCGGGGCTTCGTCACGCCGGATGACGTGCGCTTCCTCGCCGGGCCGGTGCTGCGCCACCGCCTGCTGCTGTCGCCGGACGCGGAGCTGGACGGGGCCACGCCCTCGGACGTGCTGCGCGAGGTGGTGCAGTCCGTCGAGGTCCCCCGGTGA
- a CDS encoding DUF58 domain-containing protein, which yields MIPTGRLWVLLCLLAVPMMAAGFFPGLGGAVLVLDVLALALAGADFLMARRVRLEVSRKLPTRLSVGAPNKVELLLVHRSGQAVDVRVRDDVPESFTATPEEAPLHLSADSQTRWVYRVSPSKRGKFAFGDVHVRVQGPLGLVFHERHFPLAQNVSVFPDLRGASRLLLSGAALDLVNLGLRQLRRDGRGSEFARLRDYAQGDSVREVDWKATARRTRPVTRVMESERSQSILICVDAGRSMAAQVDGLTKLDHAVNAALFLAFVAVRNGDRVGLAVFADGVKAYLPPAAGRLQYRKILDTLYSTTPSLTYVDYLALFKELNVRLTRRSLLCVFTDFLDEEQASTMVAPLHRLARRHVPLCLSVRDTALAALLRTEPAGPEQAYQQAVASELLTDRESLKAKVSAGGVQMLDVQPDELSLAAVNRYLDIKARGVL from the coding sequence GTGATTCCCACCGGGCGCCTGTGGGTGCTGCTGTGCCTGCTGGCCGTGCCGATGATGGCGGCGGGATTCTTCCCGGGCCTCGGCGGCGCGGTGCTGGTGCTGGATGTGCTCGCCCTGGCGCTGGCGGGAGCGGACTTCCTGATGGCCCGCCGGGTGCGCCTGGAGGTGAGCCGGAAGCTGCCCACCCGCCTGTCCGTCGGCGCGCCCAACAAGGTGGAGTTGCTGCTGGTGCACCGAAGTGGCCAGGCGGTGGACGTGCGCGTGCGCGACGACGTGCCCGAGTCCTTCACCGCCACGCCCGAGGAGGCCCCGCTGCACCTGTCCGCGGACAGCCAGACGCGCTGGGTGTACCGGGTGTCGCCCTCCAAGCGCGGCAAGTTCGCCTTCGGGGACGTGCACGTGCGGGTACAAGGGCCGCTGGGGCTCGTCTTCCACGAGCGGCACTTCCCGCTGGCGCAGAACGTGTCGGTGTTCCCGGACCTGCGGGGCGCCAGCCGCCTGCTCCTGTCCGGCGCGGCGTTGGATCTGGTGAACCTGGGCCTGCGGCAGCTGCGCCGGGATGGACGGGGCAGTGAGTTCGCGCGGCTGCGGGACTATGCGCAGGGAGACTCGGTGCGAGAGGTGGACTGGAAGGCCACCGCGCGGCGCACGCGGCCCGTGACGCGGGTGATGGAGTCCGAGCGCTCGCAGTCCATCCTCATCTGCGTGGACGCGGGCCGCTCCATGGCGGCGCAGGTGGACGGGCTCACCAAGCTGGACCATGCCGTCAACGCGGCGCTCTTCCTGGCCTTCGTGGCGGTGCGCAACGGGGATCGCGTGGGGCTGGCCGTGTTCGCGGACGGAGTGAAGGCGTACCTGCCTCCCGCGGCGGGCCGGCTCCAGTACCGGAAGATATTGGACACGCTCTACTCCACCACGCCGAGCCTCACGTACGTGGACTACCTGGCGCTCTTCAAGGAGCTGAACGTGCGCCTCACGCGGCGCAGCCTGCTGTGCGTGTTCACGGACTTCCTCGACGAGGAGCAGGCCTCCACCATGGTGGCGCCCCTCCACCGGCTGGCGCGGCGGCACGTGCCCCTGTGCCTGTCCGTGCGGGACACCGCGCTGGCGGCCCTGCTGCGCACCGAGCCCGCGGGGCCCGAGCAGGCCTATCAGCAGGCCGTGGCCAGCGAGCTGCTCACGGACCGCGAGTCCCTCAAGGCCAAGGTGAGCGCCGGGGGCGTGCAGATGCTCGACGTGCAGCCGGATGAGCTGAGCCTCGCCGCCGTCAACCGCTACCTCGACATCAAGGCGCGCGGCGTGCTGTAG
- a CDS encoding DUF4288 domain-containing protein — MSWYAAHVVLYFEFREGPQDEFPVMENVYLIHAATEDDALARAEKRGRSACVEDESLTVNERPARLVFGGVRKLISCDTDAETLEDGVEATYSFLVVSSRQHLDALSKGEPVPVLYEE, encoded by the coding sequence ATGTCCTGGTATGCCGCGCATGTCGTGCTCTATTTCGAGTTCAGGGAGGGGCCGCAGGACGAGTTCCCGGTCATGGAGAACGTCTACCTCATCCATGCCGCAACCGAGGATGACGCCTTGGCACGAGCCGAGAAGCGGGGACGCTCCGCTTGCGTGGAGGACGAGAGCCTGACCGTCAATGAAAGGCCCGCCCGCCTCGTGTTCGGGGGCGTGAGGAAGCTCATCTCCTGTGACACCGACGCCGAAACCCTCGAGGATGGTGTCGAGGCAACGTACTCCTTCCTGGTTGTTTCCAGCCGGCAGCATCTCGATGCCTTGAGCAAGGGGGAGCCCGTCCCCGTGCTCTACGAGGAATGA
- a CDS encoding serine/threonine-protein kinase PknK: MDSDKTAPSPPRPPPSIAPQGQLIAGRFVIDDLAGRGGMGLVYRASDRTTGRTVALKLLHASPSQETTLRFNREAVLLSMLDHPGVVSYVAHGTIEGGQHYLAMEWLEGEDLARRLLREPLRLSEALSLLRRACEALASAHRQGIVHRDLKPSNLFLRGGRPEDVVLLDFGLARQAVPTMMGVTGTGAVVGTPGYMAPEQASSELEIPPAADVFSLGCVLYECLTGRPPFEAPHFAAVLAKILFAEPARLHKLRPSLPVSLQGLVDRMLMKDPKRRLSDADGLLKALAELEAVPELLLPRSESDPRPASLEGAEQQLASVLLMSLPAQPLEETPGDPRRGLEVRDALRAELSAHGVRVELLADGSLVATLVPERGTATDQAALAARCALTFKERWPEASVVLTTGLGMFNERLPVGEAMDRAGRLLRQLERLPASSCVVLDDVTAGLLGPGFQLSRMDSGAFLLQGEQLGVDASRPLLGKPTPCVGREQELALLEFSLNTCIEEPAARAMLVTAPAGVGKSRLRHEFLRRLERREQPPLVLLGRGDPMSAGASYGLMGQVLRQLCGIVEGEALETRRARLSQRVALHLPVEEAREVAALLGELCAVPFPGEESPRLVAARGDPLEMSTQVSRALVHFLQAECAHRPVLVVLEDLHWSDALTVKLVDEVLRALAEQPLMVLALARPEVKELFPGLWARRLQELPLNGLSRKAGTRLAREVLGPQVPEAAVRRVVELSDGNAFFLEELIRLVPEERGEWAPETVLAVLQVRLMRMEPSARQVLLAASVFGRTFWRGGVEALLESTVGEALERHLRQLVEQELIAPQPGGRFPGGGEYRFRHALVRDAAYGLVSDTVRPTGHRLAAEWLERMGGEPDPFELATHFHLGQQPARALPFYLQAAKRFLERHDLTGLVRCQHGALACGYGGEAPAV; the protein is encoded by the coding sequence ATGGATAGTGACAAGACCGCTCCATCTCCACCGAGACCTCCCCCCAGCATCGCTCCGCAGGGCCAGCTCATCGCCGGGCGGTTCGTCATCGACGACCTGGCGGGACGCGGAGGCATGGGCCTGGTCTACCGTGCCAGCGACCGCACCACGGGCCGGACGGTAGCCCTCAAGCTGCTGCATGCCTCCCCGTCGCAGGAAACCACTCTGCGCTTCAACCGCGAGGCCGTGCTGCTCTCCATGCTGGACCACCCCGGTGTCGTGTCCTACGTGGCGCACGGCACCATCGAGGGAGGCCAGCACTACCTGGCCATGGAGTGGCTCGAGGGCGAGGACCTGGCGCGCCGGCTGCTGCGTGAGCCCCTGCGCCTGTCCGAGGCCCTCTCGCTGCTCCGCCGGGCCTGCGAGGCGTTGGCCTCGGCCCATCGCCAGGGCATCGTCCACCGCGACCTCAAGCCCTCCAACCTCTTCCTGCGCGGCGGCCGGCCCGAGGACGTGGTGCTGCTGGACTTCGGGCTGGCCCGGCAGGCCGTCCCCACGATGATGGGCGTGACGGGCACCGGTGCGGTGGTGGGCACGCCGGGCTATATGGCGCCGGAGCAGGCCTCCAGCGAGCTGGAGATTCCGCCCGCCGCTGACGTCTTCTCGCTCGGGTGCGTGCTGTACGAATGCCTCACGGGCCGGCCTCCCTTCGAGGCACCGCACTTCGCCGCCGTGCTGGCCAAGATTCTCTTCGCCGAGCCGGCGCGCCTGCACAAGCTGCGCCCCAGCCTGCCCGTCAGCCTGCAGGGGCTGGTGGACCGGATGCTGATGAAGGACCCGAAGCGGCGGCTGTCGGATGCCGACGGGTTGCTCAAGGCGCTCGCGGAGCTGGAGGCCGTGCCCGAGCTGTTGCTGCCCCGTTCCGAGTCGGACCCGCGCCCCGCGAGTCTGGAGGGCGCCGAGCAGCAGCTCGCCAGCGTCCTGTTGATGTCGCTGCCGGCGCAGCCTCTCGAGGAGACGCCCGGGGATCCACGGCGGGGGCTCGAGGTGCGGGATGCGTTGCGCGCGGAGCTCTCGGCGCATGGGGTCCGGGTGGAGCTGTTGGCGGACGGCTCGCTGGTGGCCACGCTGGTGCCGGAGCGCGGCACGGCGACGGATCAGGCGGCGCTGGCGGCGCGGTGTGCCCTCACCTTCAAGGAGCGCTGGCCCGAGGCCTCCGTGGTGCTGACCACGGGCCTGGGCATGTTCAACGAGCGGCTGCCGGTGGGCGAGGCCATGGACCGGGCGGGGCGGCTGCTGCGCCAGCTGGAGCGTCTCCCCGCGTCCTCGTGCGTGGTGCTGGACGATGTCACGGCGGGGCTGCTCGGGCCGGGCTTCCAGCTGTCGCGCATGGACTCGGGCGCCTTCCTGCTGCAGGGCGAGCAGCTGGGCGTCGACGCCTCGCGGCCGCTGCTGGGCAAGCCCACGCCGTGTGTGGGCCGGGAGCAGGAGCTGGCCCTGCTGGAGTTCTCCCTCAACACCTGCATCGAGGAGCCCGCGGCGCGGGCCATGCTGGTGACGGCGCCGGCCGGAGTGGGCAAGTCGCGGCTGCGCCACGAATTCCTGCGCCGGCTGGAGCGGCGGGAGCAGCCACCGTTGGTGCTGTTGGGGCGGGGAGACCCGATGAGCGCGGGCGCCTCGTACGGCCTGATGGGCCAGGTGCTGCGGCAGCTGTGCGGAATCGTGGAGGGCGAGGCGCTGGAGACGCGCCGCGCGCGGCTGTCCCAGCGGGTGGCCCTGCACCTGCCGGTGGAGGAGGCGCGGGAGGTGGCGGCGCTCCTGGGAGAGCTGTGCGCCGTGCCCTTCCCCGGAGAAGAGAGCCCCCGCCTGGTCGCGGCGCGCGGCGATCCGTTGGAGATGAGCACCCAGGTGAGCCGGGCCCTGGTGCACTTCCTTCAAGCGGAGTGTGCCCACCGGCCGGTGCTGGTGGTGCTGGAGGATCTGCACTGGAGTGACGCGCTCACCGTGAAGCTGGTGGACGAGGTGCTCCGCGCCCTGGCCGAGCAGCCGTTGATGGTGCTGGCGCTGGCGCGGCCGGAGGTGAAGGAGCTCTTCCCCGGGTTGTGGGCGCGGCGCCTGCAGGAGCTGCCGCTCAACGGGCTGAGCCGCAAGGCGGGGACGCGGCTGGCGCGGGAGGTGCTGGGGCCGCAGGTGCCCGAGGCGGCGGTGCGCCGGGTGGTGGAGCTGTCCGACGGCAACGCGTTCTTCCTGGAGGAGCTCATCCGCCTGGTGCCCGAGGAGCGCGGAGAATGGGCGCCGGAGACGGTGCTGGCGGTGCTCCAGGTGCGCTTGATGCGGATGGAGCCGTCGGCCCGGCAGGTGTTGCTGGCCGCCAGCGTCTTCGGCCGCACCTTCTGGCGGGGCGGTGTGGAGGCCTTGCTGGAGTCCACGGTGGGCGAGGCCCTGGAGCGTCACCTGCGGCAACTCGTGGAGCAGGAGCTCATCGCGCCGCAGCCCGGGGGCCGCTTTCCGGGTGGGGGCGAGTACCGTTTCCGTCATGCCCTGGTGCGGGATGCCGCCTACGGCCTCGTGTCGGACACGGTCCGGCCCACGGGCCATCGCCTGGCGGCCGAGTGGCTGGAGCGGATGGGCGGGGAGCCGGATCCCTTCGAGCTCGCTACCCACTTTCATCTCGGGCAGCAGCCGGCGCGTGCGCTTCCTTTCTATCTCCAGGCCGCCAAGCGCTTCCTGGAGCGGCATGATCTGACGGGACTGGTGCGATGCCAGCACGGCGCGCTGGCCTGCGGTTACGGCGGCGAGGCCCCCGCGGTGTGA